In Apis mellifera strain DH4 linkage group LG3, Amel_HAv3.1, whole genome shotgun sequence, one DNA window encodes the following:
- the LOC551826 gene encoding homeotic protein female sterile isoform X5: MQQVDTISQNNSTSAPGKTSTTPATPAKEPLPRDEPPVEPVNGVVQPPVVPPPNRPGRVTNQLQFLQKGVLKPVWKHQFAWPFQQPVDAKKLNLPDYHKIIKQPMDLGTIKKRLENTYYWSGKECIQDFNTMFTNCYVYNKPGEDVVVMAQALEKLFLTKVAQMPKEEVELEPPVPKGPKGKKAGKIGAPVGGVAGAAGGTGRGRPSSGAAAVTSSVPNSLTPSATSAGTTGVIPMPPLGTQAPASVPGSTNTTTIAPPSSMGVSPMATHNSLPQQVVPPTSGYHAQPAMDPQAASAVPPPPQVPTAPTVMPPSQPAKLKKGVKRKADTTTPTANSFEPLYKLDPKNAKIPTRRESGRQIKKPTRQAEDGLVPFHQPNMPLMGAMAQQPQHTTGKSKEKLSEALKSCNEILKELFSKKHSGYAWPFYKPVDAELLGLHDYHDIIKKPMDLGTVKTKMDNREYKTAQEFASDVRLIFTNCYKYNPPDHDVVAMARKLQDVFEMRYAKIPDEPMGSIVVKGSSSSASSSGSESSSESDDSDEERTQKLVALQQELKAMQEQMRKLVEESGKKKSKKKKPDKTKSRPMGNKSSSLVASHTGAMKELMKPSGGIPSVSDSVGASIASVAMGGDLKMPGGMGGDLHHPAIAVGPNKTHATGSMSHHLPTAANAKTKGGKGRGPGKAATTNTTNKRPKANSRSAGTKKKNASSQPPPITFDSEDEDNAKPMSYDEKRQLSLDINKLPGDKLGRVVHIIQSREPSLRDSNPDEIEIDFETLKPSTLRELESYVASCLRKKPHKKVSGKSKDEQMAEKKQELEKRLQDVTGQLGNVKKTAKKEDSSKSVDVVGTGGASGPSRLSASSSSSSDSDSSSSSLSSSSSDSSDSEAGNSSNRPPRKKAKKNTPSTGPPPTTTTATSAPTLNHTGGLLMNNQPPTNSTGPITKPAVTQSSNVSSEQGGNSQQSVAVAAVTAGQGMPVASHTSMPAQPPRSTAMATAAPVKKPTPPPPTTSNPPTPSVSVPTPPPSVTPTNTNSIVASPVVPQPPQPPTSVSSFSNANTPVPTDGTTLTQQSDLLQPYNTLAPVPTTQTSLEQMSLKKKPHIPMIQTPHTTTNNTNLNLLPDIKTPVNMMPTSMASNLNLGNMTMANLNMNLQQGLATHMSMHNQLENMINTTSPLTNIQNSHNATISQQHSNGFSNIKRENSPPNMLNNNGISGLNMGMSMGGIGSIFDPMPMQSSMPMQMSQIPIKKEEKSVSISQSQMPQKPMDAGALFAEMNTGMPSMSNHSSSQLMPEKKMTPPDSKNPVSNFASAFKNKTVEQNVKNASSWSSLAQASSPQSAAGSSMKSAAQDSFQAFKKQAKEKQDRQRALLEQQEMRRQQKEQAERERLRQENERRREREEEDALDKVRKTVGDQQGNVMTATSRAEEVKAIVDTDSSSPSHSSNQDKAAAERERQRLREQERRRREAMAGQIDMNMQSDLMAAFEESL; encoded by the exons ATGCAGCAGGTGGACACTATCTCGCAAAATAATTCg ACAAGTGCACCTGGTAAGACATCGACTACACCAGCAACTCCTGCAAAGGAGCCACTACCACGTGATGAACCACCCGTGGAACCGGTGAATGGTGTAGTCCAACCACCTGTTGTGCCTCCACCTAATCGTCCAGGGCGTGTAACCAATCAACtacaatttcttcaaaaaggtGTACTCAAACCAGTATGGAAGCATCAATTTGCGTGGCCTTTTCAACAACCTGTAGATGCCAAAAAACTCAATTTGCCA gattatcacaaaattataaagCAACCAATGGATTTGGGTACAATCAAAAAACGGttagaaaatacatattattggaGTGGAAAAGAATGTATTCAAGACTTCAATACCATGTTCACAAATTGTTATGTTTACAACAAACCTGGAGAAGATGTTGTGGTTATGGCACAAGCTctcgaaaaattgtttcttaccaag gTTGCACAAATGCCAAAAGAAGAAGTGGAGCTCGAACCTCCTGTTCCAAAGGGACCCAAAGGTAAAAAGGCTGGCAAAATTGGAGCACCAGTAGGCGGCGTAGCAGGAGCTGCGGGAGGTACAGGTCGAGGTCGACCTTCTTCTGGTGCAGCTGCAGTTACTTCCAGTGTACCAAATAGCCTAACGCCTTCAGCTACTTCAGCTGGGACAACAGGTGTAATTCCCATGCCTCCTCTTGGCACCCAAGCACCTGCATCTGTACCTGGGAGCACGAATACAACTACTATTGCTCCTCCATCAAGTATGGGAGTTAGTCCCATGGCTACGCATAACTCTTTGCCTCAACAAGTGGTCCCTCCAACTAGTGGTTACCATGCACAACCAGCAATGGATCCACAAGCAGCTTCTGCTGTACCTCCTCCTCCACAAGTTCCCACTGCACCTACGGTAATGCCTCCATCCCAACCAGCAAAACTTAAAAAAGGAGTGAAGAGAAAGGCTGATACTACAACTCCTACTGCAAATTCTTTTGAACCTTTATATAAACTGGATCCTAAAAATGCCAAAATACCTACAAGGCGAGAATCTGGCAGGCAAATAAAAaag CCAACGAGGCAAGCGGAAGACGGCTTAGTGCCATTCCATCAGCCTAATATGCCCCTGATGGGGGCAATGGCCCAACAG ccTCAACACACAACTGGAAAGTCTAAAGAGAAACTTTCAGAAGCTTTGAAGTCTTGTAATGAGATTTTAaaggaattattttcgaaaaaacattcg ggATATGCATGGCCCTTCTATAAGCCAGTTGATGCTGAACTCTTAGGTCTTCACGATTATCatgacattataaaaaaaccaaTGGATCTTGGTACTGTAAAG acAAAAATGGATAATCGTGAATATAAAACAGCACAAGAATTTGCTAGCGATGTGCGACTCATATTTactaattgttataaatataatcctcCAGATCACGATGTTGTAGCAATGGCTAGAAAACTCCAAGATGTGTTTGAAATGag gtACGCAAAAATCCCGGATGAACCAATGGGAAGTATAGTAGTGAAAGGTAGCAGTAGTAGTGCCAGTAGTTCCGGATCCGAAAGTTCTTCTGAAAGTGATGATTCAGATGAAGAACGTACTCAAAAATTAGTTGCTTTACAGCAGGAG CTGAAAGCTATGCAAGAACAAATGAGAAAATTAGTAGAAGAAAGTGGTAAAAAGAAgagtaaaaagaagaaaccggATAAGACAAAATCAAGGCCAATGGGCAATAAGAGTAGTAGTCTTGTTGCCAGTCATACTGGTGCCATGAAAGAACTAATGAAACCAAGTGGTGGAATTCCAAGTGTCTCTGATAGTGTTGGTGCTAGTATAGCCAGTGTTGCAATGGGAGGTGATTTGAAAATGCCAGGTGGTATGGGTGGTGATCTTCATCATCCAGCAATAGCAGTAGGACCTAATAAAACTCATGCAACAGGAAGTATGAGTCATCATCTGCCAACAGCAGCAAATGCTAAGAcaaaaggaggaaaaggacGAGGACCTGGGAAAGCTGCAACAACAAATACTACAAATAAAAGGCCAAAAGCAAATAGTAGATCAGCTGGAACTAAAAAGAAGAATGCTAGTAGTCAACCACCACCAATTACGTTTGATTCTGAAGATGAGGATAATGCTAAACCAATGTCTTATGATGAAAAGAGGCAACTTAGTttggatattaataaattacctg gagATAAATTAGGACGAGTTGTGCATATAATACAATCTCGAGAGCCTTCATTGAGGGATTCCAATCcagatgaaattgaaattgattttgaaacattaaaaCCATCCACATTGAGGGAATTAGAAAGCTATGTCGCTTCATGTCTTAGAAAAAAGCCAC ataaaaaagttAGTGGTAAATCTAAAGATGAACAAATGGCAGAGAAAAAACAGGAACTCGAGAAGAGGTTACAAGATGTTACAGGGCAATTAGGCAATGTTAAGAAAACCGCTAAAAAAG aagACAGTAGTAAATCAGTCGATGTAGTTGGGACAGGAGGAGCTAGTGGGCCTTCACGATTGTCAGCGTCAAGCAGTAGTAGCAGTGATAGTGATTCCAGCAGTAGTTCACTTTCTTCGAGCTCCAGTGATTCAAGCGACAGTGAAGCAG GGAACTCTTCCAATCGTCCTCCAAGAAAGAAAGCAAAAAAGAATACACCGAGTACAGGGCCCCCTCCAACAACAACTACTGCTACATCg GCACCTACGTTGAATCATACTGGAGGTCTTTTAATGAACAATCAACCCCCAACAAATTCTACGGGACCAATTACAAAACCAGCTGTAACTCAATCTAGTAATGTTTCTTCAGAGCAAG gtgGCAATAGTCAACAATCTGTAGCAGTAGCTGCTGTTACAGCTGGTCAAGGAATGCCTGTAGCGAGTCACACGTCTATGCCCGCTCAACCTCCTCGATCTACAGCAATGGCTACAGCTGCTCCTGTAAAAAAACCTACACCGCCACCACCAACTACATCTAACCCACCAACTCCATCAGTATCTGTACCAACTCCACCACCAAGTGTTACACCTACAAATACGAATTCTATAGTAGCCTCACCGGTTGTGCCTCAGCCACCACAGCCACCTACATCTGTTAGTTCCTTTTCAAATGCAAACACTCCTGTACCCACAGACGGGACAACTTTAACTCAACAATCAGATCTTTTACAACCATATAATACTCTAG ctCCTGTGCCTACTACACAAACATCGTTGGAACAaatgtcattaaaaaaaaaaccgcaCATACCAATGATTCAAACACCACATACAACAACTAATAAcaccaatttaaatttactgcCTGATATAAAAACACCAGTGAATATGATGCCTACAAGTATGGCATCTAATCTAAATTTGGGAAATATGACCATGGCCAATCTGAATATGAATTTACAACAAGGATTAGCTACTCATATGTCAATGCACAATCAATtggaaaatatgataaatacaaCATCACCTTTGactaatatacaaaattctcATAATGCTACAATATCGCAGCAGCATTCCAAtggattttctaatattaagcGTGAGAATTCTCCGcctaatatgttaaataataatggcaTATCTGGTCTTAATATGGGAATGAGTATGGGCGGAATAGGTTCAATTTTTGATCCTATGCCCATGCAGTCATCTATGCCAATGCAAATGTCGCAAATTCCaattaagaaagaagagaaatcagTATCAATTTCTCAATCGCAAATGCCTCAAAAGCCTATGGATG CCGGAGCTCTTTTTGCAGAGATGAATACAGGGATGCCATCAATGAGTAATCATTCGAGTTCACAGCTCATGCCTGAGAAAAAGATGACACCACCCGATTCAAAAAATCCTGTGTCGAATTTCGCTTcagcttttaaaaataag ACTGTAGaacaaaatgtgaaaaatgcCTCGTCATGGTCATCTTTAGCACAAGCATCAAGTCCTCAATCTGCAGCAGGAAGTAGCATGAAAAGTGCAGCACAGGATTCATTCCAAGCATTCAAAAAACAAGCAAAAGAAAAGCAAGACAGG cAAAGAGCTTTATTGGAACAGCAAGAAATGCGTAGACAACAAAAAGAACAAGCAGAACGAGAACGTTTACGacaagaaaatgaaagaagaagagaacgagaagaagaagacgctTTAGATAAAGTTAGGAAAACTGTTGGTGATCAGCAAGGAAATGTCATGACTGCTACGTCAAGAGCAGAAGAAGTCAAAGCCATTGTTGATACCGATAGTAGTAGTCCAAGTCATTCATCCAATCAGGATAAAGCCGCAGCTGAAAGAGAACGTCAAAGGCTACGAGAGCAAGAACGACGACGACGCGAAGCG atgGCCGGACAAATTGACATGAACATGCAAAGTGATTTGATGGCAGCATTTGAGGAGTCgttataa
- the LOC551826 gene encoding bromodomain-containing protein 2 isoform X3, whose protein sequence is MQQVDTISQNNSLDVEERERLCNIPKTSAPGKTSTTPATPAKEPLPRDEPPVEPVNGVVQPPVVPPPNRPGRVTNQLQFLQKGVLKPVWKHQFAWPFQQPVDAKKLNLPDYHKIIKQPMDLGTIKKRLENTYYWSGKECIQDFNTMFTNCYVYNKPGEDVVVMAQALEKLFLTKVAQMPKEEVELEPPVPKGPKGKKAGKIGAPVGGVAGAAGGTGRGRPSSGAAAVTSSVPNSLTPSATSAGTTGVIPMPPLGTQAPASVPGSTNTTTIAPPSSMGVSPMATHNSLPQQVVPPTSGYHAQPAMDPQAASAVPPPPQVPTAPTVMPPSQPAKLKKGVKRKADTTTPTANSFEPLYKLDPKNAKIPTRRESGRQIKKPTRQAEDGLVPFHQPNMPLMGAMAQQPQHTTGKSKEKLSEALKSCNEILKELFSKKHSGYAWPFYKPVDAELLGLHDYHDIIKKPMDLGTVKTKMDNREYKTAQEFASDVRLIFTNCYKYNPPDHDVVAMARKLQDVFEMRYAKIPDEPMGSIVVKGSSSSASSSGSESSSESDDSDEERTQKLVALQQELKAMQEQMRKLVEESGKKKSKKKKPDKTKSRPMGNKSSSLVASHTGAMKELMKPSGGIPSVSDSVGASIASVAMGGDLKMPGGMGGDLHHPAIAVGPNKTHATGSMSHHLPTAANAKTKGGKGRGPGKAATTNTTNKRPKANSRSAGTKKKNASSQPPPITFDSEDEDNAKPMSYDEKRQLSLDINKLPGDKLGRVVHIIQSREPSLRDSNPDEIEIDFETLKPSTLRELESYVASCLRKKPHKKVSGKSKDEQMAEKKQELEKRLQDVTGQLGNVKKTAKKEDSSKSVDVVGTGGASGPSRLSASSSSSSDSDSSSSSLSSSSSDSSDSEAGNSSNRPPRKKAKKNTPSTGPPPTTTTATSAPTLNHTGGLLMNNQPPTNSTGPITKPAVTQSSNVSSEQGGNSQQSVAVAAVTAGQGMPVASHTSMPAQPPRSTAMATAAPVKKPTPPPPTTSNPPTPSVSVPTPPPSVTPTNTNSIVASPVVPQPPQPPTSVSSFSNANTPVPTDGTTLTQQSDLLQPYNTLAPVPTTQTSLEQMSLKKKPHIPMIQTPHTTTNNTNLNLLPDIKTPVNMMPTSMASNLNLGNMTMANLNMNLQQGLATHMSMHNQLENMINTTSPLTNIQNSHNATISQQHSNGFSNIKRENSPPNMLNNNGISGLNMGMSMGGIGSIFDPMPMQSSMPMQMSQIPIKKEEKSVSISQSQMPQKPMDAGALFAEMNTGMPSMSNHSSSQLMPEKKMTPPDSKNPVSNFASAFKNKTVEQNVKNASSWSSLAQASSPQSAAGSSMKSAAQDSFQAFKKQAKEKQDRQRALLEQQEMRRQQKEQAERERLRQENERRREREEEDALDKVRKTVGDQQGNVMTATSRAEEVKAIVDTDSSSPSHSSNQDKAAAERERQRLREQERRRREAMAGQIDMNMQSDLMAAFEESL, encoded by the exons ATGCAGCAGGTGGACACTATCTCGCAAAATAATTCg TTAGATGTGGAGGAGCGAGAAAGGCTGTGTAATATACCGAAG ACAAGTGCACCTGGTAAGACATCGACTACACCAGCAACTCCTGCAAAGGAGCCACTACCACGTGATGAACCACCCGTGGAACCGGTGAATGGTGTAGTCCAACCACCTGTTGTGCCTCCACCTAATCGTCCAGGGCGTGTAACCAATCAACtacaatttcttcaaaaaggtGTACTCAAACCAGTATGGAAGCATCAATTTGCGTGGCCTTTTCAACAACCTGTAGATGCCAAAAAACTCAATTTGCCA gattatcacaaaattataaagCAACCAATGGATTTGGGTACAATCAAAAAACGGttagaaaatacatattattggaGTGGAAAAGAATGTATTCAAGACTTCAATACCATGTTCACAAATTGTTATGTTTACAACAAACCTGGAGAAGATGTTGTGGTTATGGCACAAGCTctcgaaaaattgtttcttaccaag gTTGCACAAATGCCAAAAGAAGAAGTGGAGCTCGAACCTCCTGTTCCAAAGGGACCCAAAGGTAAAAAGGCTGGCAAAATTGGAGCACCAGTAGGCGGCGTAGCAGGAGCTGCGGGAGGTACAGGTCGAGGTCGACCTTCTTCTGGTGCAGCTGCAGTTACTTCCAGTGTACCAAATAGCCTAACGCCTTCAGCTACTTCAGCTGGGACAACAGGTGTAATTCCCATGCCTCCTCTTGGCACCCAAGCACCTGCATCTGTACCTGGGAGCACGAATACAACTACTATTGCTCCTCCATCAAGTATGGGAGTTAGTCCCATGGCTACGCATAACTCTTTGCCTCAACAAGTGGTCCCTCCAACTAGTGGTTACCATGCACAACCAGCAATGGATCCACAAGCAGCTTCTGCTGTACCTCCTCCTCCACAAGTTCCCACTGCACCTACGGTAATGCCTCCATCCCAACCAGCAAAACTTAAAAAAGGAGTGAAGAGAAAGGCTGATACTACAACTCCTACTGCAAATTCTTTTGAACCTTTATATAAACTGGATCCTAAAAATGCCAAAATACCTACAAGGCGAGAATCTGGCAGGCAAATAAAAaag CCAACGAGGCAAGCGGAAGACGGCTTAGTGCCATTCCATCAGCCTAATATGCCCCTGATGGGGGCAATGGCCCAACAG ccTCAACACACAACTGGAAAGTCTAAAGAGAAACTTTCAGAAGCTTTGAAGTCTTGTAATGAGATTTTAaaggaattattttcgaaaaaacattcg ggATATGCATGGCCCTTCTATAAGCCAGTTGATGCTGAACTCTTAGGTCTTCACGATTATCatgacattataaaaaaaccaaTGGATCTTGGTACTGTAAAG acAAAAATGGATAATCGTGAATATAAAACAGCACAAGAATTTGCTAGCGATGTGCGACTCATATTTactaattgttataaatataatcctcCAGATCACGATGTTGTAGCAATGGCTAGAAAACTCCAAGATGTGTTTGAAATGag gtACGCAAAAATCCCGGATGAACCAATGGGAAGTATAGTAGTGAAAGGTAGCAGTAGTAGTGCCAGTAGTTCCGGATCCGAAAGTTCTTCTGAAAGTGATGATTCAGATGAAGAACGTACTCAAAAATTAGTTGCTTTACAGCAGGAG CTGAAAGCTATGCAAGAACAAATGAGAAAATTAGTAGAAGAAAGTGGTAAAAAGAAgagtaaaaagaagaaaccggATAAGACAAAATCAAGGCCAATGGGCAATAAGAGTAGTAGTCTTGTTGCCAGTCATACTGGTGCCATGAAAGAACTAATGAAACCAAGTGGTGGAATTCCAAGTGTCTCTGATAGTGTTGGTGCTAGTATAGCCAGTGTTGCAATGGGAGGTGATTTGAAAATGCCAGGTGGTATGGGTGGTGATCTTCATCATCCAGCAATAGCAGTAGGACCTAATAAAACTCATGCAACAGGAAGTATGAGTCATCATCTGCCAACAGCAGCAAATGCTAAGAcaaaaggaggaaaaggacGAGGACCTGGGAAAGCTGCAACAACAAATACTACAAATAAAAGGCCAAAAGCAAATAGTAGATCAGCTGGAACTAAAAAGAAGAATGCTAGTAGTCAACCACCACCAATTACGTTTGATTCTGAAGATGAGGATAATGCTAAACCAATGTCTTATGATGAAAAGAGGCAACTTAGTttggatattaataaattacctg gagATAAATTAGGACGAGTTGTGCATATAATACAATCTCGAGAGCCTTCATTGAGGGATTCCAATCcagatgaaattgaaattgattttgaaacattaaaaCCATCCACATTGAGGGAATTAGAAAGCTATGTCGCTTCATGTCTTAGAAAAAAGCCAC ataaaaaagttAGTGGTAAATCTAAAGATGAACAAATGGCAGAGAAAAAACAGGAACTCGAGAAGAGGTTACAAGATGTTACAGGGCAATTAGGCAATGTTAAGAAAACCGCTAAAAAAG aagACAGTAGTAAATCAGTCGATGTAGTTGGGACAGGAGGAGCTAGTGGGCCTTCACGATTGTCAGCGTCAAGCAGTAGTAGCAGTGATAGTGATTCCAGCAGTAGTTCACTTTCTTCGAGCTCCAGTGATTCAAGCGACAGTGAAGCAG GGAACTCTTCCAATCGTCCTCCAAGAAAGAAAGCAAAAAAGAATACACCGAGTACAGGGCCCCCTCCAACAACAACTACTGCTACATCg GCACCTACGTTGAATCATACTGGAGGTCTTTTAATGAACAATCAACCCCCAACAAATTCTACGGGACCAATTACAAAACCAGCTGTAACTCAATCTAGTAATGTTTCTTCAGAGCAAG gtgGCAATAGTCAACAATCTGTAGCAGTAGCTGCTGTTACAGCTGGTCAAGGAATGCCTGTAGCGAGTCACACGTCTATGCCCGCTCAACCTCCTCGATCTACAGCAATGGCTACAGCTGCTCCTGTAAAAAAACCTACACCGCCACCACCAACTACATCTAACCCACCAACTCCATCAGTATCTGTACCAACTCCACCACCAAGTGTTACACCTACAAATACGAATTCTATAGTAGCCTCACCGGTTGTGCCTCAGCCACCACAGCCACCTACATCTGTTAGTTCCTTTTCAAATGCAAACACTCCTGTACCCACAGACGGGACAACTTTAACTCAACAATCAGATCTTTTACAACCATATAATACTCTAG ctCCTGTGCCTACTACACAAACATCGTTGGAACAaatgtcattaaaaaaaaaaccgcaCATACCAATGATTCAAACACCACATACAACAACTAATAAcaccaatttaaatttactgcCTGATATAAAAACACCAGTGAATATGATGCCTACAAGTATGGCATCTAATCTAAATTTGGGAAATATGACCATGGCCAATCTGAATATGAATTTACAACAAGGATTAGCTACTCATATGTCAATGCACAATCAATtggaaaatatgataaatacaaCATCACCTTTGactaatatacaaaattctcATAATGCTACAATATCGCAGCAGCATTCCAAtggattttctaatattaagcGTGAGAATTCTCCGcctaatatgttaaataataatggcaTATCTGGTCTTAATATGGGAATGAGTATGGGCGGAATAGGTTCAATTTTTGATCCTATGCCCATGCAGTCATCTATGCCAATGCAAATGTCGCAAATTCCaattaagaaagaagagaaatcagTATCAATTTCTCAATCGCAAATGCCTCAAAAGCCTATGGATG CCGGAGCTCTTTTTGCAGAGATGAATACAGGGATGCCATCAATGAGTAATCATTCGAGTTCACAGCTCATGCCTGAGAAAAAGATGACACCACCCGATTCAAAAAATCCTGTGTCGAATTTCGCTTcagcttttaaaaataag ACTGTAGaacaaaatgtgaaaaatgcCTCGTCATGGTCATCTTTAGCACAAGCATCAAGTCCTCAATCTGCAGCAGGAAGTAGCATGAAAAGTGCAGCACAGGATTCATTCCAAGCATTCAAAAAACAAGCAAAAGAAAAGCAAGACAGG cAAAGAGCTTTATTGGAACAGCAAGAAATGCGTAGACAACAAAAAGAACAAGCAGAACGAGAACGTTTACGacaagaaaatgaaagaagaagagaacgagaagaagaagacgctTTAGATAAAGTTAGGAAAACTGTTGGTGATCAGCAAGGAAATGTCATGACTGCTACGTCAAGAGCAGAAGAAGTCAAAGCCATTGTTGATACCGATAGTAGTAGTCCAAGTCATTCATCCAATCAGGATAAAGCCGCAGCTGAAAGAGAACGTCAAAGGCTACGAGAGCAAGAACGACGACGACGCGAAGCG atgGCCGGACAAATTGACATGAACATGCAAAGTGATTTGATGGCAGCATTTGAGGAGTCgttataa